Proteins encoded within one genomic window of Tabrizicola piscis:
- a CDS encoding NADP-dependent oxidoreductase produces MTQIARTIQLVARPVGAPKPSDFRIASLPLPDPAAGEVLLQMLWLSLDPYMRGRMSEARSYAAPTALGDAPPSEAVARVLQSNDPGLTAGDVVLVHDVWRDHAVRKASDCQRLDPAIGPVQAALGVLGMPGLTAYAGLKHIGKPQPGETLVVGAATGAVGALVGQIAKLAGARVVGVAGGPEKCRHATEELGFDACLDRHVPDLGARLAAACPDGIDVYFELTGGDILHAALPLLNPFARVPVCGTIASYNATTPPPGPDQLPALMRLILTRSLTVRGFIVSEFAADRPEFLATMSNWLSTGKVRSREDVAHGLDDMVSAFIGMLEGRNFGKTLVKLAD; encoded by the coding sequence ATGACCCAGATCGCGCGCACTATCCAGCTTGTCGCCCGCCCGGTCGGGGCACCCAAGCCTTCCGACTTCCGGATTGCCAGCCTGCCCCTGCCGGACCCCGCCGCGGGCGAGGTTCTGCTGCAAATGCTGTGGCTGTCGCTTGACCCCTACATGCGCGGCCGCATGTCCGAGGCGCGGTCCTACGCCGCCCCAACCGCCCTTGGCGACGCCCCGCCCAGCGAAGCCGTGGCGCGGGTCCTGCAGTCGAACGATCCGGGACTGACGGCCGGCGATGTGGTGCTGGTCCATGATGTCTGGCGGGATCACGCAGTGCGCAAGGCCAGCGATTGCCAAAGGCTGGACCCCGCTATTGGCCCGGTGCAGGCCGCGCTTGGGGTGCTTGGGATGCCGGGGCTGACTGCCTATGCGGGCCTCAAGCACATCGGCAAACCGCAACCCGGCGAAACGCTGGTCGTCGGTGCCGCTACCGGCGCAGTCGGGGCGCTGGTTGGCCAGATCGCCAAGCTGGCCGGCGCGCGGGTGGTCGGCGTGGCAGGCGGGCCAGAGAAATGCCGCCATGCGACCGAGGAGCTTGGCTTTGACGCCTGCCTTGATCGCCACGTCCCCGACCTTGGCGCCCGCCTGGCCGCCGCCTGTCCGGACGGGATCGACGTGTATTTCGAGCTGACCGGCGGCGATATCCTGCATGCCGCCTTGCCACTGCTGAACCCTTTCGCGCGGGTGCCTGTCTGCGGCACGATTGCCAGCTACAACGCCACCACACCACCCCCAGGCCCCGACCAGTTGCCCGCGCTGATGCGCCTGATCCTGACCCGCAGCCTGACCGTCCGCGGCTTCATCGTCAGCGAATTCGCTGCCGACCGACCGGAATTCCTTGCCACCATGTCAAACTGGCTTTCCACCGGCAAGGTCCGCAGCCGTGAGGACGTGGCCCACGGCCTTGACGACATGGTTTCCGCCTTCATCGGCATGCTGGAGGGGCGGAACTTCGGCAAGACGCTGGTCAAGCTGGCAGACTGA
- the meaB gene encoding methylmalonyl Co-A mutase-associated GTPase MeaB has product MAQPIDLAATAKGILSGDRRALARAITLVESARADHRAQALTLLGTLAASGRQALRIGLSGTPGVGKSTFIEAFGLMLTAQGLKVAVLAVDPSSARSGGSILGDKTRMERLSRDPNAFIRPSPSQTQLGGVARRSREAVALCEAAGFDVVLIETVGVGQSETVVAQISDLFLLLLAPAGGDELQGVKRGIMEMADLIFVNKADGDLKPAAMRTVADYSGALQLLRRRPQDPAGFPKALPVSALAEEGLEQAWAEMQTLAEWRKTHSHWTRTRATQSRHWFEEEVRQGLLAALRHEPQRGLMAGYADRVATGEITPEAAAAEMLRAMGRG; this is encoded by the coding sequence ATGGCCCAACCTATCGACCTTGCCGCCACTGCCAAAGGCATCCTTTCCGGGGATCGCCGCGCGCTGGCGCGTGCCATTACGCTGGTCGAAAGCGCGCGGGCCGATCACCGGGCGCAAGCGCTGACGCTGCTTGGAACCCTGGCCGCTTCCGGCCGTCAGGCGCTGCGCATCGGGCTTTCCGGTACCCCCGGGGTCGGCAAATCCACGTTTATCGAGGCGTTCGGCCTGATGCTGACCGCGCAGGGCTTGAAGGTTGCGGTGCTTGCGGTTGACCCGTCCTCGGCCAGGTCAGGCGGGTCGATCCTTGGTGACAAGACCCGGATGGAGCGTCTGTCGCGCGACCCGAACGCTTTCATCCGCCCCTCGCCCAGCCAGACCCAGCTTGGCGGCGTCGCCCGCCGCAGCCGCGAAGCCGTAGCCCTGTGCGAGGCGGCTGGCTTTGACGTGGTGCTGATCGAAACGGTTGGTGTCGGGCAATCGGAAACCGTGGTCGCCCAGATTTCCGACCTCTTCCTCCTCCTCCTTGCCCCGGCTGGCGGGGATGAACTGCAAGGCGTCAAGCGCGGGATCATGGAGATGGCCGATCTGATCTTTGTCAACAAGGCCGACGGCGACCTGAAACCCGCCGCCATGCGCACTGTGGCCGACTATTCCGGCGCGCTGCAGCTTTTGCGCCGCCGCCCGCAAGACCCGGCCGGATTCCCGAAGGCGCTGCCAGTCTCGGCCCTTGCGGAAGAGGGGTTGGAACAAGCCTGGGCCGAGATGCAGACGCTGGCCGAGTGGCGCAAGACGCACAGCCACTGGACCCGGACCCGCGCCACCCAGTCCCGCCACTGGTTCGAGGAAGAGGTTCGCCAGGGGCTGCTGGCCGCCCTGCGCCACGAGCCACAGCGCGGCTTGATGGCAGGCTATGCTGACCGCGTCGCCACGGGCGAGATTACCCCTGAGGCGGCGGCGGCCGAGATGTTGCGCGCCATGGGGCGCGGCTAG
- the rpmB gene encoding 50S ribosomal protein L28, with amino-acid sequence MSRVCELSGKGPMSGNTVSHANNKSRRRFLPNLNDVTLISDVLGQSFKLRVSAAALRSVDHRGGLDAYLAKAKDEELSTAAQKIKKDIAKAQASA; translated from the coding sequence ATGTCGCGCGTCTGCGAACTCTCCGGCAAGGGCCCGATGTCGGGCAATACGGTCAGCCATGCCAACAACAAATCCCGCCGCCGGTTCCTTCCGAACCTGAACGACGTCACCTTGATCTCGGACGTGCTGGGCCAGTCGTTCAAGCTGCGCGTTTCGGCTGCTGCGCTGCGCTCGGTCGACCACCGTGGCGGTCTTGACGCTTACCTTGCCAAGGCAAAGGATGAAGAGCTGTCGACGGCAGCTCAGAAGATCAAGAAAGACATCGCAAAGGCACAGGCCTCCGCCTGA
- a CDS encoding pyridoxamine 5'-phosphate oxidase family protein yields the protein MSAPSPRSRVRRLHEKAAYDRAVIDAILDACPVAHVGHVVDGFPVVIPTLQWREGDRIYWHGSSASRMQKNAAAAQVCVTVTLTDGMVLARSGLEHSVNYRSVMVFGQAEVVDGVAAKTAHLRAMMEQMFPGRWDQLRPMTAQELKATRILSLPLTEASAKISAGPPQDPPEDRSHPIWAGVLPIRLTVGKPEPAPDLAPGIAVPPHASRFRIG from the coding sequence ATGTCAGCCCCAAGCCCGCGCAGCCGTGTCCGCCGCCTGCACGAAAAGGCCGCCTACGACCGCGCGGTGATCGACGCGATTCTGGATGCCTGCCCGGTGGCCCATGTGGGTCATGTCGTTGATGGCTTTCCAGTTGTCATTCCGACCTTGCAGTGGCGGGAGGGCGACCGGATCTACTGGCACGGCTCATCAGCCAGCCGGATGCAGAAGAACGCGGCGGCCGCTCAGGTCTGCGTGACGGTCACGCTGACCGATGGCATGGTTCTGGCCCGGTCAGGTCTGGAGCATTCGGTGAACTATCGGTCGGTCATGGTCTTTGGCCAGGCCGAGGTGGTGGACGGCGTCGCAGCCAAGACCGCCCATCTGCGCGCCATGATGGAACAGATGTTCCCCGGGCGCTGGGATCAGCTGCGCCCGATGACGGCGCAAGAGTTGAAGGCCACCCGCATCCTGTCGCTGCCCCTGACGGAAGCCTCGGCCAAAATCTCGGCTGGCCCGCCCCAGGATCCGCCCGAAGACCGCAGTCATCCGATATGGGCGGGCGTGCTGCCGATCCGCCTGACGGTGGGCAAGCCGGAACCGGCCCCCGACCTTGCGCCCGGCATCGCGGTTCCGCCCCATGCCAGCCGCTTTCGCATCGGCTAA
- the lepA gene encoding translation elongation factor 4 produces the protein MTELSQIRNFSIVAHIDHGKSTLADRLIQLTGTVAARDMKAQMLDSMDIERERGITIKANTVRIEYPAKDGKTYILNLIDTPGHVDFAYEVSRSMRAVEGSLLVVDASQGVEAQTLANVYQALDAGHEIVPVLNKIDLPAAEPERVKQNIEDVIGLDASDAIEISAKTGLGIPDVLEAIVTRLPAPKGDRNAPLKAMLVDSWYDAYLGVVVMVRIMDGVMKKGDRVRMMQTNAVYGIDKLAVLKPQMVDIAELGPGEIGIFTASIKQVRDTKVGDTITHERRSCDAPLPGFKPSVPVVFCGLFPVDANDFEALRDAIEKLSLNDASFSTEMETSAALGFGFRCGFLGLLHLEVIRDRLEREYDLDLITTAPSVVFKLYMKSGEVIDLHNPADMPDLTYVDHIEEPRIKATIMVPDEYLGDILKLCQDRRGIQSNLTYAGTRAMVEYDLPLAEVVFDFYDRLKSVTKGYASFDYQISEYREDHLVKMSILVNDEPVDALSMMVHRDRAEARGRSMVEKLKDLIPRHMFKIPIQAAIGGRVIARETLSAMRKDVTAKCYGGDATRKKKLLEKQKAGKKKMRQFGKVEIPQEAFIAALKMDS, from the coding sequence ATGACCGAGCTTTCCCAGATCCGCAACTTCTCCATCGTGGCCCACATTGACCACGGTAAATCCACCCTCGCCGACCGGCTCATTCAGTTGACCGGGACGGTGGCTGCGCGCGACATGAAGGCGCAGATGCTGGACTCGATGGACATCGAACGCGAACGTGGCATCACGATCAAGGCCAACACGGTGCGGATCGAATATCCGGCCAAGGATGGCAAGACCTACATCCTGAACCTGATCGACACCCCCGGCCATGTCGACTTTGCCTATGAGGTGTCGCGGTCGATGCGCGCCGTCGAAGGCTCGCTTCTGGTGGTCGACGCGTCCCAGGGGGTTGAGGCGCAGACACTGGCCAACGTCTATCAGGCGCTGGATGCGGGGCATGAAATCGTGCCGGTCCTGAACAAGATCGACCTTCCGGCGGCGGAGCCGGAGCGGGTCAAGCAGAACATCGAAGACGTGATCGGTCTTGACGCCTCGGATGCCATCGAAATCTCGGCCAAGACCGGCCTTGGCATCCCCGACGTGCTTGAAGCCATCGTCACCCGCCTGCCTGCCCCCAAGGGCGACCGCAACGCGCCCCTGAAGGCGATGCTGGTTGACAGCTGGTATGATGCCTACCTGGGCGTCGTCGTCATGGTGCGGATCATGGACGGCGTGATGAAGAAGGGCGACCGGGTCCGGATGATGCAGACCAATGCGGTCTACGGGATCGACAAACTGGCCGTGCTGAAGCCCCAGATGGTCGACATTGCGGAACTTGGCCCGGGTGAGATCGGCATTTTCACCGCCTCGATCAAGCAGGTCCGCGACACCAAGGTCGGCGATACGATCACCCACGAACGCCGCAGCTGCGACGCGCCGCTGCCGGGCTTCAAACCTTCGGTCCCGGTGGTGTTCTGCGGCCTCTTCCCGGTCGACGCCAACGACTTCGAAGCCCTGCGCGACGCGATCGAGAAGCTGTCGCTCAACGACGCGTCGTTCTCCACCGAAATGGAAACCTCCGCCGCGCTTGGCTTTGGCTTCCGCTGCGGTTTCTTGGGCCTTCTGCACCTTGAAGTCATCCGCGACCGGCTGGAGCGGGAATATGATCTTGACCTGATCACCACAGCGCCCTCCGTGGTCTTCAAGCTTTACATGAAAAGCGGAGAGGTCATCGACCTTCACAACCCCGCCGACATGCCTGACCTGACCTATGTCGACCATATCGAAGAGCCGCGGATCAAGGCGACGATCATGGTGCCGGACGAATATCTTGGCGATATCCTGAAACTCTGCCAAGACCGCCGCGGCATCCAGTCGAACCTGACCTACGCCGGCACCCGCGCGATGGTGGAATACGACCTGCCCCTGGCCGAAGTGGTGTTCGACTTCTACGACCGGCTGAAATCGGTGACCAAGGGCTATGCGTCGTTCGACTACCAGATCTCGGAGTATCGCGAGGATCATCTGGTCAAGATGTCGATCCTGGTGAACGACGAACCCGTTGACGCCCTGTCGATGATGGTCCACCGCGACCGGGCTGAGGCCCGGGGCCGGTCGATGGTTGAAAAGCTGAAGGACCTGATCCCCCGCCACATGTTCAAGATCCCGATTCAGGCGGCTATCGGCGGCCGCGTGATCGCGCGTGAGACCTTGTCAGCGATGCGCAAGGACGTGACCGCAAAGTGCTACGGCGGCGATGCGACGCGGAAGAAGAAGCTGTTGGAAAAGCAGAAGGCCGGCAAGAAGAAGATGCGCCAGTTCGGGAAGGTGGAAATCCCGCAGGAGGCGTTCATCGCAGCGCTGAAGATGGATAGCTGA
- a CDS encoding entericidin A/B family lipoprotein: MTRTLALLALVALAACETVEGAGRDIQTAGEVITDEAQDVQSGN, translated from the coding sequence ATGACCCGAACGCTTGCCCTTCTTGCCCTGGTCGCCCTGGCCGCTTGCGAAACCGTCGAAGGCGCTGGCCGCGACATTCAGACCGCCGGCGAGGTGATCACCGACGAAGCGCAGGACGTGCAATCCGGGAACTGA
- a CDS encoding phosphoribosylaminoimidazolesuccinocarboxamide synthase: MIQRTLPHARIPELPNPYFGKVRDCYDLENNTRLLITTDRLSAFDQILAVIPWKGQVLTQLARYWFEKTADIAANHVLGYPDPNVVLGRKLTILPVEIVVRGYLAGTTSTSILPQYRKGVRQMYGHHLPDGLRDNQALPSAIITPTSKAFDGGHDEPLTAADILSNGLLTAVQWDEVSAKALALFARGQKMAAKRGLILVDTKYEFGIDADGTILLADEIHTPDSSRYWRADGYEAALRDGARPPSFDKDVIRAWVVARCDPYKDPVPEIPQDMIEKTAQVYIEAYEAITGEKFVPDASGETPLDRVRGNLAGFFVA, from the coding sequence ATGATCCAGCGCACCTTGCCCCATGCCCGCATTCCCGAACTGCCGAACCCGTATTTCGGCAAAGTACGGGATTGCTATGATCTTGAAAACAATACCAGACTTCTGATCACGACTGATCGGCTGTCCGCCTTCGACCAGATCCTTGCCGTCATCCCCTGGAAGGGTCAGGTCCTGACCCAACTCGCTCGCTACTGGTTTGAAAAGACGGCGGATATCGCCGCGAACCATGTGCTTGGCTACCCTGATCCAAACGTCGTCCTTGGCCGCAAGCTGACCATCCTGCCGGTGGAGATTGTCGTGCGGGGCTATCTTGCCGGCACCACCTCGACCTCGATCCTGCCGCAATACCGCAAGGGCGTGCGGCAGATGTACGGTCACCACCTTCCCGATGGTCTGCGCGATAATCAGGCCCTGCCAAGTGCAATCATCACCCCCACGTCGAAGGCCTTTGACGGGGGCCATGATGAACCGCTGACGGCGGCTGACATCCTCAGCAACGGTCTGCTGACCGCCGTGCAATGGGATGAGGTCAGCGCCAAAGCGCTTGCCCTGTTCGCGCGGGGCCAGAAGATGGCGGCAAAGCGCGGGTTGATCCTTGTCGATACCAAGTATGAATTCGGCATCGATGCAGACGGCACCATTCTGCTGGCGGATGAGATTCACACGCCAGACAGCAGCCGCTACTGGCGCGCCGACGGGTATGAGGCGGCGTTGCGCGACGGTGCCCGACCGCCCAGTTTCGACAAGGATGTGATCCGTGCCTGGGTCGTGGCGCGCTGCGATCCGTACAAGGACCCCGTGCCGGAAATCCCGCAGGACATGATCGAAAAGACCGCACAGGTCTATATCGAGGCTTATGAGGCGATCACCGGCGAGAAGTTTGTTCCCGATGCCAGCGGTGAAACGCCGCTGGACCGGGTGCGGGGCAATCTGGCAGGGTTTTTCGTGGCCTGA
- a CDS encoding carbohydrate kinase family protein: MILSCGEALIDMLPRTSTEGEACFAPYAGGAVFNTAIALGRLGADSAFFSGVSNDMLGEILADTLVASNVDIRHLARSDRPTTVAFVKLVNGQATYAFYDEATAGRMLAQADLPILPATVSTLFFGGISLVNDPAASTYEALQAREAATRVTMIDPNIRPGFIAGKEAEYRARIMRMIARADIVKLSDEDLHWLEGEGDLTALARGLLGRGPKVVFITEGSAGARAVTATQDRFVAATKVTVVDTVGAGDTFNAGVLASLDAAGVLSKSGIAALSDATLDAALGLGCRAAAITVSRAGANPPWAKEL; this comes from the coding sequence ATGATTCTCAGCTGTGGCGAGGCGTTGATCGACATGCTGCCGCGCACCTCAACCGAAGGTGAGGCGTGTTTTGCCCCCTATGCCGGCGGGGCGGTGTTCAACACCGCCATCGCCCTTGGCAGGCTGGGGGCGGACTCCGCGTTCTTTTCGGGCGTTTCCAACGACATGCTGGGCGAGATTCTGGCAGATACCCTTGTGGCGTCAAACGTCGACATCCGCCATCTTGCGCGGTCTGATCGCCCGACCACGGTGGCGTTCGTCAAGCTGGTGAACGGCCAGGCGACCTATGCCTTCTATGATGAGGCGACGGCGGGTCGTATGCTGGCCCAAGCGGACCTGCCGATCTTGCCTGCCACGGTCAGCACCCTGTTCTTCGGCGGGATCAGTCTGGTGAACGACCCCGCCGCCAGTACCTATGAGGCGCTGCAGGCGCGCGAAGCTGCCACGCGGGTCACAATGATCGACCCGAATATCCGACCGGGCTTCATTGCCGGGAAAGAGGCTGAATACCGGGCCCGGATCATGCGGATGATCGCCCGCGCCGATATCGTGAAGCTGTCGGATGAAGACCTGCACTGGCTGGAGGGCGAGGGTGACCTAACGGCACTGGCCCGGGGTCTGCTGGGCCGCGGGCCGAAGGTGGTTTTCATCACCGAAGGGTCAGCTGGCGCCCGGGCGGTGACGGCAACGCAGGACCGGTTCGTCGCGGCGACCAAGGTGACGGTCGTCGACACGGTCGGCGCGGGAGACACGTTCAACGCGGGTGTTCTGGCGTCGCTTGACGCTGCGGGCGTGCTGTCGAAAAGCGGGATTGCGGCCTTGTCCGACGCGACCCTTGACGCGGCCCTTGGCCTTGGCTGCCGGGCGGCAGCGATCACCGTCAGCCGCGCAGGCGCGAACCCGCCCTGGGCCAAGGAACTGTGA
- the dtd gene encoding D-aminoacyl-tRNA deacylase — MRAVLQRVTRADVRVDGHLIGETGPGLLLLICAMSGDTEEVAAKLAAKIAKLRIFKDAQGKMNLSVLDIGGSALVISQFTLAADLRGNRPGFSTAAPPEVGERLYHHFSTCLQAEGVPVANGQFGADMAVSLVNDGPVTIWMDTDRI; from the coding sequence GTGAGGGCAGTTCTGCAGCGCGTCACCCGTGCCGATGTCCGGGTGGATGGTCACCTGATCGGCGAAACCGGGCCGGGCCTTCTGCTCCTGATCTGCGCCATGTCCGGCGATACCGAGGAGGTGGCGGCCAAACTGGCGGCAAAGATCGCCAAGCTGCGGATCTTCAAGGACGCGCAGGGAAAGATGAACCTGTCGGTCCTGGATATCGGCGGCAGCGCTTTGGTTATCAGCCAGTTCACCTTGGCGGCTGACCTGCGCGGCAACCGCCCGGGATTTTCAACTGCCGCCCCGCCTGAGGTGGGAGAGCGGCTTTACCACCACTTCAGCACATGCCTGCAAGCCGAAGGCGTGCCGGTGGCAAATGGCCAATTCGGGGCCGATATGGCGGTCAGTCTGGTGAACGACGGTCCTGTGACGATCTGGATGGATACCGACCGGATCTGA
- a CDS encoding acyl-CoA synthetase, producing MNAFANLADLKAIEAEMPLAERGLPRSMYEALTRTKAAHGGRPAISFQILSGPETKKVSITWSEVHAEVTRAANLFRSLGIGEKDVVAYIMPNALETAITLMAGAVAGIVNPINPLLEAEQISAILRETKAKVVVTVKAFPKTDLPQKVAEAVKFAPNVKTVLEVDLVPYLSGLKKLIVPLIRPKNPINHTANVKDFRAEMAKMPADRLTFADTLEDRVAAYFHTGGTTGMPKVAQHKISGMIYNGWLGHRLLFNEQDCVMCPLPLFHIFAAYPILMSMIASGGHVVFPTPQGYRGDGVFDNLWKLVERYKVTYLITVPTALSALMQRPVNADISSLKNAFSGAAPLPLELYRRFEKETGVQIVEGYGLTECTCLVAVNPPGGTKKIGSVGLPFPYTHVRILTSQGAIGFRECDVDEVGEICISNPGVFEGSTYTELDKNRELFAEGRFLRTGDLGRIDSDGYLYITGRAKDLIIRGGHNIDPAIIEEALMGHEAVAMVGAIGQPDVHAGELPIAYVELVKGASASVDDLMAYATQHIHERAALPKYIEVLPELPKTAVGKVFKPDLRRMAIIRTYDAALAEAGIPARVSAVVEDKKRGLVAQLEKSAPIEDDAVAGILGQFNNPWEWAA from the coding sequence ATGAACGCTTTCGCAAATCTTGCGGACCTGAAGGCCATTGAGGCTGAGATGCCTCTGGCAGAGCGTGGACTGCCAAGGTCGATGTATGAGGCGCTGACCCGCACCAAGGCCGCGCATGGCGGGCGTCCGGCGATCAGTTTCCAGATCCTCTCTGGCCCGGAAACCAAAAAGGTGTCCATCACCTGGTCCGAAGTGCATGCCGAGGTGACACGGGCGGCAAATCTGTTCCGGTCGCTCGGCATCGGTGAAAAGGACGTGGTCGCCTATATCATGCCGAATGCGCTGGAAACGGCGATCACGCTGATGGCTGGTGCAGTGGCCGGGATCGTCAACCCGATCAACCCCCTGCTTGAAGCCGAACAGATCAGCGCCATCCTGCGCGAAACGAAGGCCAAGGTGGTGGTCACCGTCAAGGCCTTCCCCAAGACCGACCTGCCGCAAAAGGTGGCCGAGGCGGTGAAGTTCGCCCCCAACGTCAAGACCGTGCTGGAGGTGGACCTTGTCCCTTACCTGTCGGGCCTAAAGAAGCTGATCGTGCCATTGATCCGGCCGAAGAACCCGATCAACCACACCGCCAACGTCAAGGACTTCCGGGCCGAAATGGCGAAGATGCCAGCCGACCGGCTGACCTTTGCCGACACTCTGGAAGACCGCGTGGCCGCCTATTTCCACACGGGCGGCACGACCGGGATGCCAAAGGTCGCGCAGCACAAGATTTCCGGCATGATCTACAACGGCTGGCTGGGCCATCGCCTGCTGTTCAACGAACAGGACTGCGTTATGTGCCCGCTGCCGCTGTTCCACATCTTTGCGGCCTATCCGATCCTGATGTCGATGATCGCCTCGGGCGGGCATGTGGTGTTTCCCACCCCGCAGGGCTATCGCGGTGACGGGGTGTTCGACAACCTGTGGAAGCTGGTCGAACGCTACAAGGTCACCTATCTGATCACCGTCCCGACCGCCCTTTCGGCCCTGATGCAGCGCCCGGTCAATGCCGACATCTCAAGCCTGAAGAACGCCTTTTCGGGTGCCGCCCCCCTGCCGCTGGAGCTGTATCGCCGGTTTGAAAAGGAAACCGGGGTGCAGATCGTCGAAGGCTACGGCCTGACGGAATGCACCTGCCTTGTCGCCGTCAACCCGCCCGGCGGCACCAAGAAGATCGGTTCGGTCGGCCTGCCCTTCCCCTATACCCATGTCCGCATCCTGACCTCGCAAGGTGCGATCGGCTTTCGGGAATGTGACGTGGACGAGGTGGGCGAGATCTGCATCTCGAACCCCGGCGTCTTCGAAGGCTCCACCTACACCGAGCTGGACAAGAACCGCGAGCTTTTTGCCGAAGGCCGCTTCCTGCGCACCGGCGATCTTGGCCGGATTGACTCAGATGGCTACCTCTACATCACCGGCCGCGCAAAGGACCTGATCATCCGCGGCGGCCATAACATCGACCCGGCGATCATCGAAGAAGCGTTGATGGGTCATGAGGCGGTGGCGATGGTCGGGGCCATTGGCCAACCCGATGTTCATGCAGGCGAATTGCCGATTGCCTATGTGGAACTGGTCAAGGGGGCCTCCGCGTCCGTCGATGACCTGATGGCCTACGCCACCCAACACATCCACGAACGCGCCGCCCTGCCGAAGTATATCGAAGTGCTGCCGGAACTGCCGAAAACCGCGGTTGGCAAAGTGTTCAAGCCCGACCTGCGGCGCATGGCGATCATCCGCACCTACGATGCCGCGCTGGCCGAGGCGGGCATCCCGGCCCGGGTGTCAGCCGTGGTCGAAGACAAGAAGCGCGGCCTTGTCGCCCAGCTGGAAAAGTCGGCCCCGATCGAAGATGACGCCGTTGCAGGCATCCTTGGCCAGTTCAACAACCCTTGGGAGTGGGCGGCCTAG